A stretch of the Argentina anserina chromosome 6, drPotAnse1.1, whole genome shotgun sequence genome encodes the following:
- the LOC126799501 gene encoding pre-rRNA-processing protein ESF2: MDLSKPKKKKHVSPGVCYLGRIPPRMDHKVVRHLLSPYGELDKIYLVPRNPSSSAHRDRPGKRQLQSFSEGWVEFKDKRVAKRVAGMLNGEKIGGKKRSVFFHDLWNIKYLSKFKWDDLTGEIAYKNAEREQKLALEISAAKKEQEFYLSKVDKSRKLNAIEERIKKKRKVQEESGTTNDVPVDQPLRVVREFRQKSPVADGAAEKKPSVSRDLLAGVFGSS, encoded by the exons ATGGACCTGAGCAAGcccaaaaagaagaagcatgTGTCGCCCGGGGTGTGCTATCTGGGTAGGATCCCTCCTCGCATGGACCACAAGGTCGTTCGTCACTTGCTTTCTCCCTACGGCGAGCTCGATAAGATCTACCTTGTACCCAGAAacccttcttcttctgctcACCGTGACCGCCCCGGTAAACGCCAACTCCAGAGCTTTTCAGAAGG GTGGGTTGAGTTTAAAGACAAAAGGGTTGCTAAGAGAGTTGCTGGAATGCTGAATGGTGAAAAAATAG GTGGGAAGAAGAGGTCAGTTTTCTTCCATGATCTTTGGAACATCAAGTACTTGAGTAAGTTCAAGTGGGATGATCTTACAGGAGAAATAG CTTACAAGAACGCCGAGCGGGAGCAGAAGCTAGCATTGGAAATTTCTGCTGCGAAGAAGGAGCAGGAGTTTTACCTCTCTAAGGTTGACAAGTCTCGTAAGTTGAATGCCATAGAGGAAAGAATTAAGAAG AAACGGAAGGTCCAGGAGGAGTCAGGAACTACTAATGATGTGCCTGTTGACCAGCCACTGAGAGTAGTTCGCGAGTTTCGACAGAAATCACCAGTTGCAGATGGTGCTGCAGAAAAGAAACCGTCAGTCTCTAGAGATCTATTGGCAGGG GTATTTGGTAGTTCTTAG
- the LOC126798215 gene encoding proteasome subunit beta type-7-A, producing the protein MAKSAIDVPPKGGFSFDLCKRNAMLSKNGVQLPPFTKTGTTIVGLIFQDGVILGADTRATSGSIVCDKNCEKIHYMAPNIYCCGAGTAADTEAVTDMVSSQLQLHRYHTGRESRVVTALTYLKRHLFSYQGHVSAALVLGGVDFTGPHLHTIYPHGSTDTLPYATMGSGSLAAMAIFESKYKEGLTRDEGVQLVTEAICSGIFNDLGSGSNVDICVITKGNKEFLRNHLKPTPRTYISPKEYSFTKKTEVLVTKVTPLKEKVEVIEVGDAMEE; encoded by the exons ATGGCAAAATCAGCCATTGATGTTCCTCCCAAGGGTGGATTTAGCTTTGATCTGTGTAAAAGAAATGCTATGCTTTCAAAGAATGGGGTTCAGCTACCTCCATTTACGAAGACGGGAACCACCATTGTTGGGTTAATTTTTCAG GACGGTGTCATTCTTGGAGCTGATACCAGGGCCACCTCCGGGTCAATTGTGTGCGATAAAAACTGTGAGAAAATTCATTACATGGCGCCAAATATATATTGCTGTGGGGCAGGAACTGCTGCTGATACTGAGGCAGTTACAG acaTGGTCAGCTCACAGCTGCAGTTGCACCGTTACCATACTGGTAGGGAATCTAGAGTTGTGACTGCCCTCACATACCTCAAAAGACATCTTTTCAG TTACCAAGGTCACGTCTCGGCTGCATTGGTGCTCGGGGGTGTTGATTTCACCGGCCCTCATTTGCACACG ATTTATCCGCATGGATCGACTGACACACTCCCTTATGCCACTATGGGTTCTGGCTCACTTGCTGCTATGGCCATCTTTGAGTCCAAGTACAAAGAAGGCCTGACT AGAGATGAAGGGGTGCAGCTTGTTACAGAGGCTATTTGCTCTGGTATATTCAATGACTTGGGAAGTGGTAGCAATGTCGATATCTGTGTAATAACTAAG GGCAATAAAGAATTTCTGCGGAACCATTTGAAGCCTACCCCTCGAACCTATATCAGCCCCAAAGAATACTCATTCACCAAGAAGACAG AGGTTCTGGTAACCAAAGTTACACCTTTGAAGGAGAAGGTGGAAGTCATTGAAGTTGGAGACGCAATGGAAGAATGA
- the LOC126800868 gene encoding E3 ubiquitin-protein ligase RGLG2 isoform X1 codes for MGGRSSKDDGGLRRNSYSSRSSSSSWGGGYPQVPSYAPPHQSYPPPQYSYSPPQQEESQGYAPQQQQPASPPSQYSSPPQPDYGGKRKMDRRYSRIADNYNSLEQVTEALARAGLESSNLIVGIDFTKSNEWTGKNSFNRKSLHHIGGGQNPYEHAITIIGKTLAAFDEDNIIPCYGFGDASTHDQDVFSFYPDDRHCNGFEEVLTRYKEIVPTLRLSGPTSFAPIIEMAVTIVEQSGGQYHVLVIIADGQVTRSVDTERGKLSPQEQKTVDAIVEASKFPLSIILVGVGDGPWDMMKEFDDNIPARAFDNFQFVNFMEIMSKNVPSLRKETEFALAALMEIPPQYKATIELNLLGGRKGNSPHRVPLPPPLYGASSFQSSKPSYGASSFQSSKPSYGAPSFSKPSAEPSFPPYYEDNSSSTTATAPPATSSSYDNQVCPICLTNSKDMAFGCGHQTCCDCGENLQTCPICRSPIQTRIKLY; via the exons ATGGGTGGGAGGAGTTCAAAGGATGACGGGGGTTTGAGGCGGAATAGTTATAGTTCgaggtcttcttcttcttcttggggTGGTGGTTATCCTCAAGTTCCATCGTATGCACCACCTCACCAATCCTATCCTCCACCGCAGTATTCATATTCACCGCCGCAGCAGGAAGAGAGCCAAGGATATGCACCCCAGCAGCAGCAGCCAGCATCTCCTCCTTCACAGTATTCCAGTCCTCCCCAGCCGGATTATGGCGGGAAGAGGAAGATGGACAGGAGGTATTCTAGGATTGCTGACAATTACAACTCCCTCGAGCAG GTGACTGAGGCTCTTGCGCGTGCTGGACTTGAGTCTTCCAATCTGATAGTTGGTATTGATTTCACTAAGAGCAATGAGTGGACAG GCAAGAACTCGTTTAACAGAAAAAGCTTGCATCACATTGGGGGTGGTCAGAATCCATATGAACATGCAATTACCATTATTGGGAAAACATTGGCTGCATTTGACGAGGATAACATCATTCCGTGTTATGGTTTTGGAGATG CATCAACTCATGATCAAGATGTTTTTAGTTTCTACCCAGATGATAGACATTGCAATGGATTTGAGGAAGTGTTGACTCGGTACAAGGAAATTGTTCCTACTCTTCGCCTTTCTG GACCAACTTCATTTGCACCTATAATTGAAATGGCCGTGACTATTGTTGAGCAGAGTGGTGGACAATACCATGTCCTAGTGATAATTGCAGATGGACAG GTAACCAGAAGTGTTGATACTGAGCGTGGCAAGCTAAGTCCACAGGAACAGAAGACAGTTGATGCAATAGTTGAAGCAAG CAAGTTCCCTCTATCAATTATATTAGTTGGTGTTGGAGATGGGCCCTGGGACATGATGAAAGAGTTTGATGACAATATTCCTGCTCGGGCATTTGATAATTTTCAA TTTGTGAACTTTATGGAGATTATGTCAAAGAATGTGCCTTCTCTGCGAAAGGAGACTGAATTTGCTCTTGCAGCGTTGATGGAAATTCCGCCTCAGTATAAAGCGACAATAGAGCTTAATCTCCTAGG TGGTCGGAAGGGCAATTCTCCGCACAGGGTTCCTCTCCCACCACCTCTCTATGGTGCATCGTCTTTCCAGAGTTCGAAACCTTCATATGGTGCGTCGTCTTTCCAGAGTTCGAAACCTTCATATGGTGCTCCGTCTTTCAGCAAACCTTCTGCTGAGCCTAGTTTTCCTCCTTATTATGAAGACAACAGTTCATCCACTACAGCCACAGCTCCACCTGCTACCAGTTCTAGTTATGATAATCAG GTTTGCCCCATCTGCCTTACAAATTCAAAAGACATGGCCTTTGGTTGTGGGCATCAG ACGTGTTGCGACTGCGGAGAAAATCTTCAGACGTGCCCGATATGCCGAAGCCCAATTCAGACCAGAATAAAACTCTATTAA
- the LOC126798466 gene encoding ras-related protein RABB1b has product MSYDYLFKYIIIGDTGVGKSCLLLQFTDKRFQPVHDLTIGVEFGARMVTIETRPVKLQIWDTAGQESFRSITRSYYRGAAGALLVYDITRRETFNHLASWLEDARQHANPNMTIMLVGNKCDLAHRRAVSKEEGEQFAKENGLLFLEASARTAQNVEEAFIKTAAKILQNIQDGVFDVSNESSGIKVGYGRPQGPSGARDGTVAQRSGCCS; this is encoded by the exons ATGTCTTACGACTACCTCTTCAAGTACATCATCATCGGCGACACAG GTGTCGGGAAATCGTGCCTGCTTTTGCAATTCACGGACAAGCGGTTCCAGCCGGTTCATGATCTCACCATCGGCGTCGAGTTCGGAGCTCGCATGGTCACCATTGAAACCCGACCCGTCAAGCTCCAGATTTGGGACACT GCCGGGCAGGAGTCTTTCAGGTCCATTACTAGATCCTACTACAGAGGAGCAGCAGGGGCACTGCTGGTTTATGACATCACCAG GAGGGAGACGTTTAATCATCTGGCGAGCTGGCTGGAGGATGCCCGGCAGCATGCAAATCCTAACATGACAATCATGCTCGTTGGGAACAAATGTGATCTTGCTCATAGAAGGGCTGTCAGCAAAGAGGAAGGGGAGCAATTTGCCAAGGAGAATGGACTTTTATTCTTGGAGGCATCTGCAAGAACTGCTCAAAATGTTGAAGAG GCCTTCATAAAGACTGCCGCAAAGATTCTTCAGAATATCCAGGATGGTGTGTTTGATGTATCTAATGAG TCATCTGGTATCAAGGTTGGATACGGACGCCCCCAAGGTCCATCGGGCGCAAGAGATGGAACTGTTGCTCAAAGAAGCGGATGTTGCAGCTAA
- the LOC126799884 gene encoding cytochrome P450 724B1: MGWPLFGETLHFLKPHYSGSPGTFLQQHCSRYGKVFKSHLFGSPTIVSCDLELNMFVLQNEEKLFQASYPKPIHGILGKYSLLIVSGDLHRKLRNVGVSFIASSKSSPHFLHWIEKLSISMMDSWSGQNEVSFYKEAKAFTLRLMVKHLLSVNPDETLASRILEDFQTYMRGFLSLPINLPGTAYAKAVKARARLSSCVKDIMEERRKRRREELEEIEEGEVDFLDAILLKQSLNDDEIVSIMLDIMLGGYETTSTLMALIVYFLHHSPIALAKLKEEHEAIRENKKNESTPLDWEDYKKMEYSHHVICEAMRCEIIIPSGWKVLPIFTASHVDPDLHDNPAQFDPTRWTKMSRKVTPFGGGARLCPGAELAKVVICFFLHHLVRTYRWKTKSDECPLAYPYVEFRRGLLIEIEPAAKDSMKLCSRSS, translated from the exons ATGGGGTGGCCGCTTTTCGGTGAAACTCTTCACTTCCTCAAGCCTCATTATTCGGGTTCTCCCGGAACCTTTCTGCAACAACACTGTTCTAG GTATGGGAAGGTTTTCAAGTCGCATCTATTTGGTTCGCCGACCATAGTTTCCTGCGACCTTGAGCTCAACATGTTCGTTCTTCAAAATGAAGAGAAGCTCTTCCAAGCAAGCTACCCCAAACCCATTCATGGCATTCTTGGGAAGTACTCTTTGCTCATCGTCTCCGGTGACCTTCACCGGAAGCTTAGGAATGTTGGCGTCAGCTTCATCGCCTCTTCCAAGTCCTCGCCCCATTTTCTCCACTGGATCGAGAAGCTCTCAATCTCCATGATGGACTCGTGGAGTGGCCAGAATGAAGTTTCTTTCTACAAAGAAGCTAAAGCT TTCACCCTTCGTCTCATGGTGAAGCACCTCCTGAGTGTTAACCCGGACGAGACGTTAGCGTCGAGGATTTTAGAAGATTTCCAAACTTACATGAGAGGCTTTCTTTCTCTGCCGATAAATCTCCCCGGAACCGCTTATGCTAAGGCTGTTAAG GCTAGAGCACGGCTTTCTTCATGCGTGAAGGACATTATGGAAGAAAGGCGAAAACGGAGACGCGAAGAGCTTGAAGAAATAGAAGAAGGAGAAGTAGACTTTTTAGATGCGATACTGTTGAAACAAAGCCTAAACGACGATGAAATAGTTAGCATTATGTTGGACATAATGCTGGGAGGGTACGAGACAACCTCCACACTCATGGCCTTGATTGTCTACTTTCTTCATCATTCGCCAATTGCTTTAGCCAAATTAAAG GAAGAACACGAAGCTATAAGGGAAAACAAAAAGAATGAGAGCACCCCCTTAGACTGGGAAGATTACAAAAAAATGGAGTACTCTCACCAT GTTATTTGTGAAGCCATGAGATGTG AGATAATTATACCGTCTGGATGGAAGGTTCTTCCCATCTTCACCGCGTCACATGTGGATCCAGACCTTCATGATAATCCGGCACAATTTGATCCTACGAGATGGACTA AAATGAGCAGAAAAGTGACACCATTTGGTGGAGGAGCAAGGCTTTGTCCAGGAGCTGAGCTCGCTAAAGTAGTCATTTGTTTCTTTCTGCACCATCTAGTCCGTACGTATAG atggaaaacaaaatcagatgAGTGCCCACTTGCTTACCCCTACGTTGAATTCCGAAGAGGTTTACTGATAGAGATTGAACCTGCTGCAAAGGACTCGATGAAATTATGCTCCCGATCGAGCTAA
- the LOC126798461 gene encoding pentatricopeptide repeat-containing protein At4g35850, mitochondrial: protein MRLLRSVSGAPHRSLLLRALGRRQLSSSPSPSPPQTEEYKRRNYANNVDEYIGVINSINAQRRFPYFLRDVYDDMSLDGVQPNRDTFHSLILGSVKGARLQEAFYFTEQMKSMGMFPDVNVYNLLISLCGKCKNSEQAIQISEEMKRYKVKPTAQTFVCLLNACAAAGRLDQVYAIVRDMTAAGLGLNKFCYAGLITALRNMTPLPDDYAAKIIEFVERSKEWSSVDASDETAENVMSGVTEEELYNIPTADFVHRRGYIMRQLTVYHVALHACADLRNVELMEALLDMLEKNGKFPDIYILIQTMRCYLNCGNIDRGWQMFDDYLKSGRPPVAELYLVLAEGAMIGYTPKGMEVALKALEDMNSRKFFFYPKQGSDLLLVAAGEKTGGYTTANYIWDLMHSRNTIPLLPAVEAYYNGLKERDIPADDPRLVHVTKTYEKLSPKFRARRPN from the exons ATGAGACTCCTCCGATCAGTTTCCGGCGCTCCTCACCGGTCGCTACTTCTCCGAGCCCTCGGCCGGCGGCAACTGTCATCTTCTCCGTCTCCGTCTCCGCCTCAGACGGAGGAGTACAAGAGGAGAAACTACGCGAACAATGTCGACGAGTACATCGGCGTCATCAACTCCATCAACGCTCAGAGAAGATTCCCTTACTTCCTCAGAGACGTCTACGACGACATGTCGCTCGACGGAGTCCAGCCGAACCGAGACACCTTCCACTCTCTCATTTTGGGCTCCGTCAAAGGGGCTAGGTTGCAGGAGGCCTTCTACTTCACGGAGCAGATGAAATCCATGGGCATGTTTCCTGAT GTCAATGTATACAACTTGCTGATTTCGCTTTGCGGAAAGTGCAAGAACTCGGAGCAGGCGATTCAG ATTTCTGAGGAAATGAAGAGGTATAAGGTGAAGCCGACGGCGCAGACCTTTGTGTGCCTCCTCAATGCCTGTGCAGCCGCTGGCCGTTTAGATCAAGT GTATGCGATCGTCCGTGACATGACCGCTGCTGGTCTAGGGTTAAACAAGTTTTGTTATGCGGGGCTTATTACTGCACTGAGGAACATGACACCATTGCCAGATGATTATGCTGCCAAA ATTATAGAGTTTGTTGAGCGGTCAAAAGAGTGGTCATCGGTTGATGCTTCAGATGAAACTGCTGAAAATGTAATGTCAGGGGTGACAGAGGAGGAGCTGTATAACATACCAACAGCTGATTTTGTTCACAGACGTGGATATATAATGAGGCAACTAACTGTGTATCATGTTGCATTGCATGCTTGTGCGGACCTAAGAAATGTTGAG TTGATGGAAGCTCTTTTGGACATGCTTGAAAAGAATGGGAAATTTCCTGATATCTATATTTTGATTCAAACTATGAG ATGCTATTTGAACTGTGGGAATATTGATCGTGGTTGGCAAATGTTTGATGATTATCTGAAGTCAGGGAGGCCTCCTGTAGCAGAACTATATCTA GTACTTGCAGAGGGCGCCATGATTGGATATACTCCCAAGGGAATGGAAGTCGCCCTTAAGGCATTG GAGGATATGAATTCTAGGAAATTTTTCTTTTACCCAAAACAAGGGTCTGATCTCCTCCTTGTAGCTGCCGGGGAAAAG ACTGGAGGTTATACTACTGCAAACTATATATGGGATTTGATGCACTCTCGTAATACAATTCCTCTACTTCCCGCTGTAGAAGCTTATTACAATGGCTTGAAA GAGCGTGATATTCCTGCTGATGATCCACGGCTAGTACATGTTACGAAAACTTATGAAAAACTTTCTCCAAAATTCAGAGCAAGACGGCCAAATTAA
- the LOC126799901 gene encoding uncharacterized protein LOC126799901: MTTSFAVRLPSYRRLKQRHDDEDNGSEEDGYYDFEKERVVVAKPRSSYTSSSMISWYKLKSKLAPSVGLRRRRLRVRRRVVSLSRLLLLRRKLKLAYRHLRVLCRKVVKRFKDGQSHLGDLFAGNYMFLQIAPSSLKCLENRRSYLTGAVGGQKQHHHLHHLQLQSFPNSRTTGMGYTFPRN, from the coding sequence ATGACGACCTCCTTCGCCGTGAGGCTCCCTTCATACCGGAGGCTGAAGCAGCGCCACGACGACGAAGATAATGGGTCTGAGGAGGATGGTTACTACGACTTCGAGAAGGAGAGGGTGGTGGTCGCGAAGCCGAGGAGTAGTTATACTAGCAGCAGTATGATCAGTTGGTACAAGCTCAAGTCTAAGCTGGCGCCGAGTGTAGGcctgaggaggaggaggctgAGGGTGAGGAGGAGAGTGGTAAGCTTGAGTAGGTTGTTGTTGCTGAGGAGGAAGCTCAAATTGGCTTACCGTCATCTCAGAGTTTTGTGCCGGAAAGTGGTCAAGAGATTCAAGGACGGGCAGTCTCATCTTGGCGATCTGTTTGCCGGGAACTATATGTTCTTGCAGATCGCTCCCTCGTCGTTGAAGTGCCTTGAAAACCGCCGGAGCTATCTCACCGGAGCAGTTGGGGGTCAGAAGCAacaccaccacctccaccaccTTCAGCTTCAGAGCTTCCCTAATTCGAGGACAACAGGGATGGGATATACCTTCCCCAGAAACTAA
- the LOC126797451 gene encoding uncharacterized protein LOC126797451 — MVTIHSNLKPWHQSMTSNLQHYSHTTVSPLFTTKLNPSRISCTSSSEKNETSPAGRIKRLVLPQDGRTKLNTYPDRDFYAYPRFVTHVDDGFISTLTNLYREKLRPESEILDLMSSWVSHLPKEVQYKKVVGHGLNAQELSKNPRLDYFFVKDLNQDQSLELESSSFDAVFADVFRVLRPGGVFIVSFSNRLFYEKAIGAWRDGSAYSRIQLVVQYFQSVEGFTKAEVVKKLPDADGTKSRQSPFGWFMGLLGLLSGSDPFYAVIAYKNFKPIYETE; from the exons ATGGTCACCATTCATTCAAACCTCAAGCCATGGCATCAGTCCATGACAAGCAACCTGCAGCACTACTCGCACACCACCGTCTCTCCTCTATTCACCACCAAACTTAACCCTTCAAGAATTTCATGCACTTCTTCATCAGAAAAGAATGAAACTTCCCCAGCAGGCAGAATCAAGCGCCTTGTTCTTCCTCAAGACGGCAGAACCAAGCTCAATACTTACCCGGACAGAGACTTCTATGCCTATCCGCGCTTCGTGACCCATGTCGACGATGGCTTCATTTCCACATTGACCAATCTGTATAGAGAAAAGTTGAGACCCGAGTCAGAGATCCTTGATCTCATGAGCTCATGGGTTAGTCATCTACCGAAGGAGGTACAGTATAAGAAAGTCGTGGGACATGGCCTAAATGCCCAAGAGCTTTCCAAGAATCCTAGGCTGGATTACTTCTTCGTCAAGGATCTGAATCAAGATCAGAGTCTCGAGTTGGAAAGCTCTAGTTTTGATGCT GTGTTTGCGGATGTTTTCCGGGTTCTAAGACCAGGAGGGGTGTTCATAGTGAGCTTTAGCAACCGATTGTTCTACGAGAAAGCAATTGGGGCATGGAGAGATGGGAGTGCGTACAGCCGAATACAGTTGGTAGTGCAATACTTTCAATCTGTGGAAGGGTTCACAAAAGCTGAAGTCGTTAAGAAATTACCGGATGCCGATGGTACCAAGAGTCGTCAATCACCATTCGGTTGGTTTATGGGTTTGCTTGGATTGCTCTCCGGGTCTGATCCCTTCTATGCAGTCATAGCTTACAAGAACTTCAAACCTATATATGAAACAGAATGA
- the LOC126800868 gene encoding E3 ubiquitin-protein ligase RGLG2 isoform X2 → MDRRYSRIADNYNSLEQVTEALARAGLESSNLIVGIDFTKSNEWTGKNSFNRKSLHHIGGGQNPYEHAITIIGKTLAAFDEDNIIPCYGFGDASTHDQDVFSFYPDDRHCNGFEEVLTRYKEIVPTLRLSGPTSFAPIIEMAVTIVEQSGGQYHVLVIIADGQVTRSVDTERGKLSPQEQKTVDAIVEASKFPLSIILVGVGDGPWDMMKEFDDNIPARAFDNFQFVNFMEIMSKNVPSLRKETEFALAALMEIPPQYKATIELNLLGGRKGNSPHRVPLPPPLYGASSFQSSKPSYGASSFQSSKPSYGAPSFSKPSAEPSFPPYYEDNSSSTTATAPPATSSSYDNQVCPICLTNSKDMAFGCGHQTCCDCGENLQTCPICRSPIQTRIKLY, encoded by the exons ATGGACAGGAGGTATTCTAGGATTGCTGACAATTACAACTCCCTCGAGCAG GTGACTGAGGCTCTTGCGCGTGCTGGACTTGAGTCTTCCAATCTGATAGTTGGTATTGATTTCACTAAGAGCAATGAGTGGACAG GCAAGAACTCGTTTAACAGAAAAAGCTTGCATCACATTGGGGGTGGTCAGAATCCATATGAACATGCAATTACCATTATTGGGAAAACATTGGCTGCATTTGACGAGGATAACATCATTCCGTGTTATGGTTTTGGAGATG CATCAACTCATGATCAAGATGTTTTTAGTTTCTACCCAGATGATAGACATTGCAATGGATTTGAGGAAGTGTTGACTCGGTACAAGGAAATTGTTCCTACTCTTCGCCTTTCTG GACCAACTTCATTTGCACCTATAATTGAAATGGCCGTGACTATTGTTGAGCAGAGTGGTGGACAATACCATGTCCTAGTGATAATTGCAGATGGACAG GTAACCAGAAGTGTTGATACTGAGCGTGGCAAGCTAAGTCCACAGGAACAGAAGACAGTTGATGCAATAGTTGAAGCAAG CAAGTTCCCTCTATCAATTATATTAGTTGGTGTTGGAGATGGGCCCTGGGACATGATGAAAGAGTTTGATGACAATATTCCTGCTCGGGCATTTGATAATTTTCAA TTTGTGAACTTTATGGAGATTATGTCAAAGAATGTGCCTTCTCTGCGAAAGGAGACTGAATTTGCTCTTGCAGCGTTGATGGAAATTCCGCCTCAGTATAAAGCGACAATAGAGCTTAATCTCCTAGG TGGTCGGAAGGGCAATTCTCCGCACAGGGTTCCTCTCCCACCACCTCTCTATGGTGCATCGTCTTTCCAGAGTTCGAAACCTTCATATGGTGCGTCGTCTTTCCAGAGTTCGAAACCTTCATATGGTGCTCCGTCTTTCAGCAAACCTTCTGCTGAGCCTAGTTTTCCTCCTTATTATGAAGACAACAGTTCATCCACTACAGCCACAGCTCCACCTGCTACCAGTTCTAGTTATGATAATCAG GTTTGCCCCATCTGCCTTACAAATTCAAAAGACATGGCCTTTGGTTGTGGGCATCAG ACGTGTTGCGACTGCGGAGAAAATCTTCAGACGTGCCCGATATGCCGAAGCCCAATTCAGACCAGAATAAAACTCTATTAA